One genomic segment of Misgurnus anguillicaudatus chromosome 25, ASM2758022v2, whole genome shotgun sequence includes these proteins:
- the socs6a gene encoding suppressor of cytokine signaling 6: protein MKKITLKTIRKSLNIKGKEDGDFVMLQQPSLAAEFTKDDSLFGGCYTKGLVSCDLNGEDEKGHKNRSKSESLMGTLKRRLSAKQKAKVKGGSSAVGSGDDDDTFSSSSVPISFSEAKTQRPLRSSSLRSHHYSPSPWPFRPVNSEEACIKMEVKVKAMVHSPTPSPSLNGIHKEFHDVQLEGLFQDQRSESLKDMATQSGNLHLNIEDHVPIGLTPQDYIQYTMPLDDGMYPDSSQSFCLDGSSPMEVVDQVESDSLHADRGQDIHNLMPPDILMDQSIPGTPAMILSNSRADTPLFSPSLSPLSTNEIPRTLSDFSGAESHVVERVRHHLNFDPSSVPGVSRVYDSFHSSGHMVVTSLTEELKKLAKQGWYWGPITRWEAEEKLVNLPDGSFLVRDSSDDRYLLSLSFRSQGKTLHTRIEHSNGRFSFYEQPDVEGHTSIVDLIEHSIKDSENGAFCYSRSRLPGSATYPVRLTNPVSRFMQVRSLQYLCRFVIRQYTRIDLIQKLPLPNKMKDYLQEKHY, encoded by the coding sequence ATGAAGAAGATCACTCTCAAAACGATCAGAAAGTCACTTAACATAAAGGGCAAAGAAGATGGGGATTTTGTCATGCTTCAGCAGCCATCCTTAGCTGCGGAGTTCACGAAAGATGACTCCCTTTTTGGAGGTTGCTACACCAAAGGACTGGTAAGTTGTGATCTTAATGGGGAGGACGAGAAGGGTCACAAGAACCGATCCAAGAGCGAAAGTCTTATGGGCACGCTCAAAAGAAGGCTGTCTGCAAAACAGAAAGCTAAGGTTAAAGGAGGCTCCTCTGCAGTGGGCTCCGGAGACGACGATGACACCTTCTCGTCCTCGTCGGTCCCAATAAGCTTCAGTGAGGCCAAAACCCAGCGACCTCTAAGATCCTCGTCCCTCCGAAGCCATCATTACAGCCCTTCTCCGTGGCCTTTCCGGCCCGTCAACTCAGAGGAAGCTTGCATCAAGATGGAGGTAAAAGTAAAAGCCATGGTCCACTCCCCTACTCCAAGCCCCTCCCTCAATGGCATCCATAAGGAGTTCCATGATGTCCAATTAGAAGGTCTGTTCCAAGACCAGAGGAGTGAATCTCTGAAAGACATGGCGACTCAAAGTGGCAACTTGCATTTGAACATTGAGGATCACGTGCCTATAGGTCTAACACCTCAGGactacatacagtacacaatGCCTTTGGATGATGGAATGTACCCAGATTCATCCCAGTCTTTTTGTTTGGATGGCTCCTCACCCATGGAAGTTGTAGATCAGGTGGAATCTGATTCGTTGCATGCGGATCGGGGCCAAGACATCCACAATCTAATGCCACCAGACATTCTTATGGACCAGTCCATACCTGGTACTCCAGCAATGATCCTATCCAATTCCAGAGCTGATACACCTTTATTTTCTCCCTCACTGTCACCTCTTTCTACCAATGAAATTCCAAGGACCCTTTCTGATTTCAGTGGTGCAGAATCTCATGTCGTCGAAAGAGTGAGGCATCACTTGAACTTTGACCCCAGTTCTGTCCCCGGTGTTAGCAGGGTGTACGATTCTTTCCACAGTAGTGGACACATGGTTGTAACGAGCCTTACGGAGGAACTTAAAAAACTGGCCAAGCAGGGTTGGTACTGGGGTCCTATCACTCGATGGGAAGCTGAGGAGAAGCTAGTGAACCTACCAGATGGTTCATTTTTGGTAAGGGACAGCTCAGATGATCGCTATCTCCTCAGCTTGAGCTTTCGGTCACAGGGAAAGACTCTCCACACCAGGATCGAACATTCAAACGGCAGGTTCAGTTTTTACGAGCAGCCTGATGTAGAAGGTCACACTTCCATAGTAGATCTTATTGAACATTCTATAAAAGACTCGGAAAACGGTGCGTTCTGTTACTCCAGATCCCGTCTGCCAGGATCCGCCACGTATCCTGTTCGGTTGACCAATCCCGTCTCTCGGTTCATGCAAGTGCGTTCGTTGCAATACCTTTGCCGATTTGTCATTCGACAGTACACACGGATAGATCTAATTCAGAAACTGCCTTTACCAAACAAAATGAAGGATTATTTGCAGGAGAAACACTACTGA